Sequence from the Corallococcus sp. EGB genome:
CAGGTGGCGCCGCCGGACAGCAGGTTCTTCTCGAAGGTGCCGTCGCCCTGGAAGCGCGAGGATTGCACCAGCGTGCCGTTCGGACGTTCGGTGTGCTCATAGGACCAGATGCTGGCGCACTCGGCGAACAGGCCGTTGCCGCGCTGGTTGGTGAAGTACGCGATGTTGTTGAGGACGTTCTCCGCCTGGTTGGCGGCGCCGTCGCCGTTGGCCCGGTATTCGGGCCGGGTGCTGTTGCCGAGCTCCCAGTGCGGCGCCCAGAACACGCGGTAGCGCGGGCGCTGGGTGGCGGGGTCCTCGGCGTTGAGCAGGCCGTGGGGGAAGGCGGCCGTGGAGATGAGGTCCGCGTTGGCGTGGAGCGCGTCGTAGATGAGGCCGGGGCGCCCGCCGTTGAGGGTGCAGCCGCTGGTGCTGCCCTGGGGGCAGCCGCCCGCGCCCGGGAAGTCCAGGCCCGCGTTGCGCAGGTAGTCGTCCAGCATGCCGCCCTTCACGTAGGAGCTGTCCGTGGCGTTGTGGTCGTCCCGGTCCAGCAGCGCGATCTTGGGCGGCACGCGGTTCAGGCGCCGGCCGATGGGCGCGTTGAACTCGATGGTGGCCTGGTGCATGCGCACGTAGAAGCAGCCGCTGCCGTTGGTGAACGTGGCGCAGTTGCACTGCCTGCGGAACTTGTTCGGCGCGTCCGGACCGGCGGAGGAGTTCAGGAAGTCGAGCGCGTTCTTCGCGTCCTTCGCGTCGATGATGAAGGCGCCGCCCATGTACTGGACGTCTCGGAAGCCGTTGGCGCTGGTGAGCGTCGCGCTCGCGAAGTTCGGCCGCGCGTCGTTCGTGCTGGTGGCGAAGTTGTCGACGGCCGCTTCCGGGAACAGGCCCCCGGAGGGCAGCGTCTGCATGGGCGGCACCGGCACCACGGGCGCCGCGTCCGCGCGGGAGATGTGGAAGTCGCAGCCGTCATTCCAGCTGGGGTCGTTCCACCGGCCGTTGTTCGGCGAGGGCGGCAGGTGCTTGTTGGTGGGCACGCACCGGTTGGGGGACTGCTTCGTGTCGTCGATGGCCAGGTACACCGTCACCGGGTGGTTGGCGTTGAAGCCGCCGGCCTCGTTGGACTGCAGGAGGCGCCACACCAGGCCGTAGGCCGACAGGCTTCCGCAGCCCTGCTGGAAGGTGGCCTGCTCCGGGATGATGAGCGCGCCCTGACTGAAGGTGACGATGTCCGTGGCGGACGCCGGCAGCGCCGTCAGCAGCGCCAGTCCCAACAGGATTCGCCGCGCCGCGGAAGCTCTGGAGGAGAAGGGGGCCAAGGGTTCACCGGGGGTTGGGGACTCAAGGGACCCGGTCGGGGTCCGGGTCTACCCTCGGCGTGTGCACATCGTATGCCCCGGCGTGGGGGCCTTCCGTGCGGGGGAGCGTCTTGGAAAGAAACCGTGTGGCTGTGGGCGGCCTGCATCAGCGACTACGCAAACGTTGCGAGGTCCGCACCTCCTGCATAGCGGCGGACACTCAGTCGCCCAGCCGGCTCCCCCGGCCGGCCTTCTTCTCGGAGGTGCGCTTCTTGTCCTCCAGGCGCCTGCGCTTGGAGCCCAGGGTGGGCCGGGTGGCCTTGCGGACCTTGGGGACGAAGGTGAGGGCCTGCAGGCCGGCGCGCAGGCGGCGCACGGCGGCATCCTTGTTCTGGGACTGGCTGCGGCGCTCGGTGGCGGTGACGGACAGCTCCGTGGGCGGGTGGGTGAGGCGCACGCCGCTGGCGGTGGTGTTGCGGTGCTGGCCGCCGGGGCCGGAGGCGATGAAGAACTCCACGTCGCAGACCTTGAGCAGGGCCTCGTCATCCAGGGCGAGGGCCTCCCGGGCGGCCTGGCGTCGTGCGGGAGCAATGGGGGTGGTCGGCGGCGTCATGGCGGTCCTCAAGGTAGCGCCGCCGGGACGCCGCTGGTACCCCGCGCCTGACACCCGGGAGCAGGGCCCCCGGGCTCTTCGCGGCTCAGCGGAGGTTCAGGTTGAAGGTGAAGCCCGTCTTGGCGGTGCGCCCGGTCTCGTCGGTGGCCACGAACTTCACCGGATAGGGCAGGGTGCTGAGGGAGCGATCCGTGGTGACGCGCACCTGCGCGGTCGTCTCTCCCGGAGCCAGGGTGATGGGGTCGACGGCGAGTCGCTTGGTGGGGGACTCGAGTGAGATGGTGAGCGCGCCGGTGAAGCCCTCCGCGCGCGTCACCGTCACCGTCGTCTGGCCGGACTGGCCAGGCGTCACGTTCACCTGGCGGGGCTCCACGGCGATGGCGAAGGACGCGTTGGGCTCGGGGGGCTCCAGGATGACCAGGGAGAGGTTGCCCCGGGTGGTGACGTTGTTGGCCGGGTCCTCCGCGATGAGCTGCAGTGCGTTCACGCCGTAGCTCGTGACGTTGGGGGCCACCGTGATGGTGGCGGTGGTGCTGACGATGGTCTCGCCCTTCGGGAGGGAGAAGTCCGGGCCGAAGGTGACGCCCCGGGGGGCGGTCGCCACGCTCACGCGCACCTCCCCCAGGTTGTCCGCGATGCGCTGGATGGCGATGTCATAGGGGACGGAGTCGCCGGGCGCGGCGGTGGCGGTGTCCTCGCCTCCCCACTCCAGGTGGTAGTAGGGGACGTTGCCGCCACAACCCAGGGCCAGCGCACTGACGAGGACGGCGAGACGGGGGAGGGAACGCGGCATGAGGGGCTCCTGGCGCAGCGAAGCAGGGGGTGAGCATGGAGCCGGAGCGCGCGGGCCCGCAAGCGGCTCCGGGGAAGACGGGCGTCAGCGGAACAACGAACAGGCGGAGAGATAAGTCCCGACGTGGGCCTCCAGCGTCGGCGTCAGCGGCCGCGCGTAGCCGCCGCCCAGCGTGAGCACCACGGGGAGTCCGCGCTCCTTCGCCGCCAGCATGACGCGCAGGTCCCGCTCGCGCAGCCCCGCGTGGGTGAGCGACAGCCGGCCCAGGGTGTCCTCCTCCAGCGGATCCACGCCGGCCTGGAAGAAGAGCAGGTCGGCGTGGGCGGACTGCAGGACGTGGGGCAGGTGGGCGTCGAGCACCGCCAGGTACTCCGCGTCCCCCACGCCGTCCTCCAGCCCCAGGTCCAGGTGCGAGGGCTGCTTGCGGAAGGGGAAGTTGTTCTCGCCGTGCATGGAGAAGGTGAAGACGGACGGGTCGCCCGCGAAGACGGCCGCGGTGCCGTTGCCCTGATGCACGTCCAGGTCCACCACCACCGCGCGGCGGATGGCGCCCTCCGCCTGGAGGACGCGGATGGCCACGGCGATGTCGTTGAAGACACAGAAGCCCTCCCCATGGTCGGGGAACGCGTGGTGCGTGCCGCCGGCCAGGTTCGCGCCGAAGCCGTCCTCCAGGGCGGCGCGGGCGGCGGCCAGCGTGCCGCCCACGGACGCGCGCGCGTTGTCCACGAGCAGGTGCGACCAGGGGAAGCCCAGCCGGCGCAGCTCCGCGTCGCTGAGGGTGCCGCCGAAGAAGGCGTCCAGGTAGCGCGCGGTGTGGACGCGCTCCAGTTCGCTGCGTTCCGCGCGGGGCGCCTCGTGGAAGACGGTGGACGCAAGGACGCCGCGCGCGAGGAGGAGCTCGCGCAGCAGGCGGTACTTCTCCATGGGAAAGCGGTGCCCGTCGGGCAGGGGGACCGAGTACCGGTCGATGTGGAAGACGCGCACGGCCCCAGGGCGTAACTCCCGTTCTGGAGGGGTGCAACCGGGGGCGTAGAACTTCCGGAAGGCCTGTCCGTTACAGGAGCAGGCGGCGCGGATGTGCCCGCCCCGCAGGTCCGTCTTTCCGGAGCCCACCCATGAACCTGAAGCCCCTCTCGCGGGCCGTCCTGACGGCCGCGCTCGCCACCGGTCTGTCCGCCACCTCCGCCTGGGCCGTGACGCCCGTCCCCGCGACGTCGCCCACCACCGCGAAGCCCACGGCCGAGAAGCCCTCCGTGAAGGGCGAGCCCTCGAAGCCCACGGGCACGCCCGCTGCCGGGACGCAGGCGTCCACGGCGCAGGGCACGCAGGCCCAGGGGCAGGACGCGCAGGCGCAGGCCCAGGGGCCACGGCCTGAAATCGAGGTGGCGTTCGTGCTGGACACGACGGGTTCGATGGGCGGCCTGCTGGAGGGCGCGAAGCAGAAGATCTTCTCCATCGCGTCCCGCATCGCGAAGGGCAAGCCCACGCCCCACCTGAAGGTGGCGTTGGTGGCGTACCGCGACCAGGGCGACGACTACGTGACGAAGCGCTTCGACCTGAGCGACGACATGGACGCCATGTTCGCGGAGCTGCGCAAGCTCGATGCGAACGGGGGCGGGGACTTCCCCGAGCACGTGGGGCGCGGTCTGGGGGAGGCCGTGTCGCTGCTCAAGTGGAGCCAGGACCGCGAGGTGATGAAGGTCATCTTCCTGGTGGGCGACGCGCCCCCCGCCCAGCGCGAGGCCGCCTGGGACTTCAAGCTCTGGTCCAAGCGCGCGAAGGAGCGCCACATCGTGGTGAACACGGTGCGCTGCGGCTCGGACCCCACCACCGAGGAGTCCTGGCGCTACGTGGCGAAGCTGACGGACGGCACCTTCGACTCCATCGACGCGTCGGGCGGCATGGTGGCGGTGGCCACGCCCTATGACGCGGAGCTGTCGCGCGTGAACGCGGAGCTGGCGTCGAAGACGCTCTACGGCGGCCGCGAGGAGGCCCGGGCCATGAACGTCGCCCGCGCGGAGGCGACCAAGGGCATGGCGGCGGAGGCCGTCGCGGACCGCATCAGCTACATGAAGAAGAGCCGGGGGGCGGGCATGAGCGCCCCCAGGGCCGCGGCGGTGAGCAGCGCGCCCGCGGCCGTCGCGGGCGGCGTGGATCTGCTGGAGGAGCCGGCCGCGCTCGACAAGCTCAAGGACGACGAGCTGCCCCAGGAGCTCAAGGGCCTCAAGAAGGAGGAGCAGGCCGCGAAGGTGAAGCAGCTGGCCGCCGAGCGAAGGGCGCTGGAGGAGAAGGTCGCGAAGCTCGCCGCCGAGCGCGACCAGTGGCTCACGAAGAACGCCCCCGCCAGGGAGGACGCCTTCGACGCCAACGTGATGCGGAGCGTGAAGGCCCAGGCCGCGAAGTTCGGCGTCGCCTACTGAGCCTGGCTACTCGCGGGTCACCGCCCGGAGGACGAGCTCCCGGCGTTGATCCAACAGCCGCATCGCCCAGGGCCGCGTCGCCAGGTACACGCCGAAGTGGAGCACCGCGCACCCGAGGATGAAGGCCACGGACTGCCAGCCCGGTCCGTCCTTCCCCGCGGTCCGCAGCGCATGGCCAAAGGGCATGCAGCCCACGCTGGCCGCGAGGATGCCCAGCATGGACGCAGTGAGGGGGATGCGGTCGCGGCGCTTCAGGCTCGCGTGGAACTTCACCGGGAAGTACAGCGACAGGAAGTTGCCCGCGGCCAGCAGCATGGGCACCACCGCCGCCACCGCGGCCATGGCGCACAGGAAGTCCACCCACGAGCCCGCGCCGAAGTAGACCCGGTAGAAGGCGCCCACCATCACCGCCATCCCCAGCGCGGCCACGCCCTGCACCCGGTTCTTCGCGCGCAGCACGTCCGCCAGGTTCATGGGCGCCGCCAGGAACACCGCGAAGCCGTGGCCGTCGTAGGCGAAGGTGTTCTGCGAGAACGTGGACGCGATGACCACCGCGCCGTAGATGCTCAGGCCGCCCATCACCCACGCGTCCGCGCTGCCTCCCACAAGGAACACGAAGAGGTCCCGGCCGGAGAGCAGCTTCAGCAGGATGGCCAGGATGAAGGGCACCGCCGCCAGGAGGCGCGCGCGCGGGTTGCGCCACAGGTCCAGCACCTCGCGCCGCAGGAGCGTGTCGAAGCGCGAGCCCGTGGTGGCGAACGGGTCGTGGTCCCTGCCATCCCCCCGGTCGCCGCCGGAGCGGCCGCCCGCCTGCCGGTGGAAGCGCATCAGGAGCGCGTACGCCACGCCCATGCCCATGCCGGTGAAGAACAGGAGCCCGAAGGCCTCCAGCATCGCGATGCCCACGCGCCCGTGCGCCAGCTGTCCCAGCCCGTCACCGAAGAAGCCCGGCGGCACCTGGCTGAGCGCCACGGCGGCGTTGATGATGAGGCTCATGTCCAGCGCGCCCACGCCCGCCTCGCCCACGCTGGTGAGCCACGACGTGTCGATGGGCGGGATGAACGACGCGGCGACGAGGAACGCCACCATGCCGCCGCCCATGATGCGCGCGCTGTGCTTTTCGCGGAGCACGTTGATGACCGTGTAGAGGCCCACCCGGCTCCACGCCGCGCAGCAGAGCGCGAACAGCACGTAGAGCACCACCGCCAGCCACGGCGACGCCAGCCGGTGGCGCGACGCATAGCCCACCGCCGCGCCGGTGAGCGGCGCGTAGAACACCAGCGCGCGCGGCTCGAAGAGGCTGGCCACCGTGGAGCCCATCAAGAGCCGGAACGGCGAGATGGGGAACGCGGCGTAGCGCGACAGTTCCGAGTGGTCATCCACGCCCGCGGACAACAGCGGCCACGTCACCCAGGTGGCGGCGGTGACGAAGCACAGCAGGTTGAGGATGAAGTACGGCCACACGTTGCTGTGCACGATGAGCGGCAGCCGCATCAGCTTGAAGAAGCTCAGGCCCAAGAGCACGCCCGGCGCGCTGGAGCCCGCGAACGCCGCCACCGCGAGCAGGCGGCTCTTGCCCGGCCCCTGGTTGAGGCCCAGGTGCAGGCGCAGGCCCCAGAGCAGCAGCAGGTGTTGGAAGAAGCCGGGGACCTTCGGACGCGGGCGGCTCACGCGGACTCCTGGCGCAGCGGCACCACGTTCGCCGCGGGCTCGCCGTAGAACGACAGCTTCGCGTTGCGCGCGGCCGGCACGGCGATCAGCTTCTCGAACACCGCCTCCAGCGTGGATACGCCGTGGCGCTGGCGGAGCGCCTCCACCGGGCCTTGATCCAACATGCGCCCGCCCCGGATGACGCCCGCGTGCGTGGCCAGCCGCTCGGCGATCTCCAGCACGTGCGTGGTGAGCAACAGCGTGACGCCCCTGCGGGACAGCTCGCGCAAGAGCTCGCGGATGACGCCCGCGGCGAGCACGTCGATGCCCTCGAAGGGCTCATCCAGGAGCACCAGCTCCGGCGCGTGGATGAGCGCCGCCGCGATGGCGAGCCTGCGGCGCATGCCCTTGGAGTACTCGGCCACCAGCGCACCGGCCTTGTAGGTCAGCTCCGTCAGCTCCAGCAGCTCCACCGCGCGGGACGCTGCCTCCGGGCCGTCCAGCCCGTACATGCGCGCGCAGAAGGTGAGGTACTGGCGGCCGGTGAGGCGCTCGAAGAGGCTCAGCTCCTCCGGCACCACGCCCACGCGCTGCTTGACCTCCAGGGGCTTTGCCACGGCGTCCACGCCGAGCATGCGGATGGTGCCCTGGTCGGGTCCGTACACGCCGGTGAGCAGCGCGATGGAGGTGGACTTGCCGGCGCCGTTGGGGCCGAGGAACGCGTAGAAGGCGCCCCGGGGAATCCGCAGCTCCAGGCCGTCCAGCGCGGTGAAGGTTCCGAAGCGCTTGACGAGGCCGCGGGCGTCGATGGCCAGCTCGGCCGGTTCAGCAGGAGGGGGCGTCATGAAGGACGCCATCACACCATGGCTCGGGGGGCCGCTCACAATCCTCGGGTTGACGGAGGGTGCGGCCCGCCGGGCGCTTTCCGACTCAGTGCACCATGGCCACTTCCGGCGGCCCGACGATCTGCTGCACGGTGGCGCGCACCTTGTCCAGGTCCACCGGCTTGGAGATGTAGCCGGCGGCGCCCACCAGCTCCGCCTCCCACTCGAAGCCGTAGCCGGAGATGATGATGATGGGCAGGTTGCGCGCCCGCGGCATCTTCTTGAGCGCGTCCAGGAGGCCCCAGCCGCTCATGACGGGCATGCGCAGGTCCAGGAGCACGGCGCCCGGAATGTCGTCCTCCAGCAGGTCCAGCGCCTCGCGGCCGTTCTTGGCCTCGGTGGTGGCATAGCCCATCTCCTGGAGGGCATCGCAGATGAGCGTGCGGTGACTCGCGTCGTCGTCGACGACCAGGATGAAGTTCGACATGGGCTTGAGCCTCTGGAGTGGCGGCGTCTGCTTGGGGACCGCGATTCTATGGGGACGAAGATGGGAATGCCCCTTCCATTGCGGAAGGGCCTTCGTTTCTTTTCAACATCTCGACGCGCCGGGGGACGGTGATCCGCCCTCGCCATAGAGCTGCAGTGTATTGCCGCCCAGCACCCCCGCGAGCGCGGCCTCGTCCAGCCCCAGCCCGGCCAGCGCCCGCAGCTCCCGGTCCCACGCATAGGGGATGTTGGGGAAGTCCGTCCCGTAGAGGACGCGCTCGGGCCGCGCCTCCAGCGCCTTCCTGGGCAGGGGCACGGGGAAGTAGCCGCCCACCGCCATGGTGGTGTCCAGCCAGAGCGTGTCGTGGCGCTCCAGCAGGCGCGCGTACGCGTCGAACTCGTCCGCGCCCAGGTGCGGCACGCACAGCTTGAGCGTGGGGTGGTCCTTCAGCACGCGCTCCACGCGCTCCGCGGCGCAGAGCTGGTATGGATCCACCGGGTACTGGGCGCTGGACGGCTCCCGCCCCGAGTGCATCACCAGCGGCTTCCCCGCCCGGGCGCACGCCTCATAGAGTTCGTGCAGTTGGGGCGCGTCCGGCGCGAAGGCTTGCACGTGGCAGTGCAGCTTCACGCCCTTCAGTCCCAGGGCGAACGCCTCCTCCAGGATGCCGACGGCGCCAGGCTCGCCCGGATACACGGTGCCGAGCCCGATGACGCGGGGCTCGGCCTTCGCCACCTCCGCCACGAAGGCGTTGAGCGCGCGCGCCATGCCCGGCTTGTGGGCGTAGTGCAGGGCGACCACGCGCTGGACGCCCCGCGACAGCAGGAAGGACACCACGTCGGGCGTGTGCAGCTTGTAGCGGATGGGCCAGCCGTACCGGTCGAACCAGCGCCAGACCGCCTCGAAGACGCGGTCCGGGAACAGGTGCACGTGCGCGTCCACGACGGGCGGCAGGCCAGGGTCCACGCGGGGCCCTTCCTCGTCCGCCAGCGCGGGCATGGGCATCTGGATGCCCCGCTCCCGCCAGGTCGCGGCCGGCGAGGAGGCCAGACACGGCACCGGCGCGTCGGCGTCCCCGTGCGTGTGCTCGTCCGGAGCGTGCTCGGCGTGGGGCGTCTGGGGGGGCGTCATCCGCCCGTGCCCGGTCCGGAGGGCTTCTTCGCGTCCTCCTCGTCCAGGCGCCGCAGGTAGCTGTTGTGCGCGTAGCCCTGGCGCTCCAGCCGCTGCGCCTCGATGGCGTCCGCGACCTTCGAGCACACCTGGCCGAGCATGCGCAGGGACTCGGCGATCAACCGCTCCGCGTGGTCCTGCGCATTGGCGGACGGAATGATGGGGCGGTCGCGACGGAACGGCAGGGGCAACTTCATCCGCTGGAATCTAAGGGATGCCCCCCGCGGCTGCCACGCGTCACTCCGGCCCCGTCCCCTGGCCGCCCCTCCCCATCGGACCCGGGGGTCACGGAGTGTTGACAGCGCGACGCGGCATGCGCCCCGGCCCGGGGTTAACCGCGTTGACAGTGCACCACTTTACATTTTGCGCCGGCCGGCCCGCCGGGGCGCCCCTGCGCACGCCCGTGAGCGTTGGCAACCACTCGGAATCCCGAGGGGTTTACGAATTTTCAAGTGGGGGGATGACAGCGGGGGGATTCATCTCTACATTGCGACCGTCGGATTTCACTCAAGAGGGTCCTGCGCATGGCTTACGACGGCGAGCTTGTGAAGATGCAGAATGGTCGCTGGGCGCGATTCCAGCGGTGCCAGGTGTACCGGCCGGGCGTGACGGACGCCGGTGAGACCATGCTCCTGATCGCGGTGGAGCTGGAGGAGCGCTATCAGCAGCTGCTCGACGAGGCGGCGGACTCCCTCGCGGAGTACCGCTCCCAGGGCGTGCCCGTGCAGGTGCGGCTGGCGCCGGACGCGCAGGGGTTGACCCTGCACCCGGAGGAGCCGGTCTCCATGACGGTGAACTAGGCCCCTCCCCAGGGGTGAAGGTGTAAAGCCACGGGCCTCGCGCTTCACCGCGCGGGGCCCGTTGCATTTACAGCGCTGACAGGAGCGGGCGGGCGTCCACTTTTCAACGCACCGCGCGCCACCCGCACGGCGCGCGAATGGCGCGCTCAGTCGTGGATCTGGAAGAAGCGGGCGGCGTTGTCCCGGGTGACCCGCCGCACGATGCGCTCGGACAGCTTCGCCTTGCCCAGCAGGTTCGCGGTGCGCGCGAGCCCCAGGATGTCCCCCGCGCCGTCGCCCGCGTCCGAGTCCAGCACCAGGCGCTCGCTGCCCAGCCGCCGCACCAGGGCCACCGCCCGGTCCGCCTGGAGCGCCTCCGGGTGCAGGGTGAGCCCCGCCCAGTGGCCCACCTCCAGGATGGTCCGCACCGTGCGCGCGTTGGCGTGGTCCACCAGCGCGCGCGACGGCAGCAGCCCCGACTGGCGCAGCAGCGTGAGGATGCGCCGGGTGTGGCGCTCCTTGTCCTTCAGCGGCGTGTGCACCACCACGCGCAGCTTGAGCTGGCGGGCCAGGGCGAGCTGCTCCAGGAAGGCCTCCTCCTCCTCCTCGCCGCCCACGTGCAGCCCCGTCTCGCCCAGGGCCACCACCCGGCCGCCCTCGAAGTAGTCCGGAAGGTGGCCCAGCACCTCCGACAGCCCCCGGCGCGGGATGCAGCGCGGGTGCACGCCCAGGGCGGCCCAGGCGCGGATGCCCAGCCGCTCCAGGCGCGGCAGCTGCTTCTCCACCAGCGCGTCGAAGTGCTGGCGCAGCCCCTTGGCCGTGGGCTCCGGGAAGTGGTGCGCCACCACCAGGGCCCGCTCCACGCCGAAGAAGCGCATGGACTCCAGGTCCTGGTCCGTCAGGGCCTCCGGGTGGAGGTGCGCATCGAAGAGCGGGATGGGCTCGGCCACGGGCAGCGGTTCTCCTTCGCTTCAGTCCTGGCCCGTCGCGGCGCCCTCGTTGCGCGGGTCACTGGAGGAATAGCGCAGGTCGGTGCGCGGGTCGCTGTAGACGGCCTCCGCGTCGCCCCAGGCGTCCACCCGGCGAATCTTGTGGCCCTTGGCCTCCAGCACGGACAGCGTCGCCGGCTCCAGGCCCCACTTGTCCACCCACAGTTCGTCCGGGAGGTACTGGTGGTGCAGTCGGCCCGCGCCCACCGCGCGCGTCACGTCCATGCCCTGGTCCACCACGTTGCTGATGGCCTGGATGACGGTGGTGGGGATGGTGGAGCCGCCGGGGCTGCCCACCGCCAGCATCACCCGCTTCGGGTCCTCCTTCGCGAACACCAGCGTGGGCGACATGGAGGACAGGGGCACCTTGCCGGCCTGGATGGCGTTGGGCTCCCCCGTGACGAGCCCGTACGCGTTGGGCACGCCCGGCTGCGCGGCGAAGTCGTCCATCTGATCATTGAGCAGCACGCCGGTGCCCTTCGCCACCAGGCACGAGCCGAAGCTGTAGTTGACCGTGGTCGTCATGGCCACCGCGTTGCCGTCCTTGTCGATGACGGAGATGTGCGTGGTGTTCTTCTTCTCCGGCTCCGGGGTGAGGGGCTGCGCGTCCCTGCTCAGCGTGGAGGCCGGACCACCCTGCAGCGGCGCCAGCAGCGACGCGCTGGGGGTGGCCTTCTTCGGGTCGATGCTGCCCGCCAGGTCCGCGATGTGTCCGGGCGACGTCAGCCGCTCCAGCGGCACCTGCACGAAGGCCGGGTCGCCCAGGTACTTCGCGCGGTCCACGTACGCGCGCCGCACGGCCTCCACATAGAGGTGGAGCGACTCCGGATCGCGGTAGGGCAGGCCCTGGGGCCGCAGCTGCTGGAGCATGCCCAGCACCTGCACCACCGCGAGCCCGCCCGCGCTGGGCGGCGGCATGGTGAGGATGCGGTGCTCCCGGTAGGTGGTCTCCAGCGGCGCGGGGCTGCGCGTGTGGTAGCTCGTCAGGTCCTCCTGCGTGAGCAGCCCGCCCGCGTCCTGCACCGTCTTCACCAGCGCCTGCGCCACCGGGCCTGAATAGAAGGCCTTCGCGCCGCCCTTCGCGATGCGCTCCAGCGTGCGCGCCAGGTCCGGCTGTTTGATGAGGTGCCCCAGCGGCGGCACGTCCGGCGTCCCCTGCGCGTTGGGCACAAGGAAGATGCGCGCGGCCTCCGCGTCCTGGGCCAGGCACTTCGTGCGGCCCCTGGCCATCTGCTGGTACTTGGGCGTCACCCAGAAGCCCTGCTTCGCCAGCCGGATGGCCGGGGCCAGCACCACCGCGGGCTTGAGCCTGCCGTGCTTCGCCAGGAGCTCCAGGTAGCCCGCCACCGCGCCGGGCACCGCCACGCTCAGCGCGCCGTCCGTGGACAGCCCCGGCACCAGCGCGCCGTCCTTCAGGTACATGTCGCGGGACGCGCCCTTCGGGGCCACCTCGCGGAAGTCCAGCGCCCGTGTCTCACCGGACTTCGCGTCGTGCACCAGCGCGAACCCGCCGCCGCCCACGCCGGAGTGGTAGGGGCCCACCACCGCCGCCACGAACGCCGCCGCCACCGCCGCGTCCACCGCGTTGCCGCCCTTGTCCAGCATCTGGAGCGCGGCCTCGCTCGCGGGCGGATACGCCGTGGCCACCGCACCTCCCCGGTAGGGACGTGCCGCACCCGCCTGAGTCGCCACCAGCAACACCGCGAGTCCCAGCGCGCGGAGCGACTTCCGTCCCGCGGCTCCCATGTGTGCTTTCCCCACCTGTGGACGCCTTTCCTTGTGATTTCCGGCCGTTCCCTAATGCACCAGGGGCCGCACCCGGGCCAGGGTTTCAACAGGACGACATTTTTTTCCTTGGATTGTGAGCGCAACAGGAGCAATCTTTACTCATGTGCAGCAACGGGTGGTGTTCATGAGTCCTCCGAACCCCGTGGAAAGCCCGGCTTTGGTTCCGACCGCGGCCCCCACCCCGGCGCGGCTGACGACGTTCCTGAAGCCGCGCTTCGGCATCACGGTCCAATGCAACACGTTGTGTGTAGCAGTCAGCGTACGCCCCTCCCCGGAGGCTCCGCGATCAGCGTTGGTGGCCGGGCGCGGTTGACGAGTTGATCGGCGGTCCCTAATTCTCCGCCGCATATGACAGCTCTGGCGGCGGTTGTGCTTTGCGCGGGCAAGGGCACGCGGATGAAGTCGGAGAAGGCCAAGG
This genomic interval carries:
- a CDS encoding histone deacetylase, which translates into the protein MRVFHIDRYSVPLPDGHRFPMEKYRLLRELLLARGVLASTVFHEAPRAERSELERVHTARYLDAFFGGTLSDAELRRLGFPWSHLLVDNARASVGGTLAAARAALEDGFGANLAGGTHHAFPDHGEGFCVFNDIAVAIRVLQAEGAIRRAVVVDLDVHQGNGTAAVFAGDPSVFTFSMHGENNFPFRKQPSHLDLGLEDGVGDAEYLAVLDAHLPHVLQSAHADLLFFQAGVDPLEEDTLGRLSLTHAGLRERDLRVMLAAKERGLPVVLTLGGGYARPLTPTLEAHVGTYLSACSLFR
- the ggt gene encoding gamma-glutamyltransferase, whose protein sequence is MGAAGRKSLRALGLAVLLVATQAGAARPYRGGAVATAYPPASEAALQMLDKGGNAVDAAVAAAFVAAVVGPYHSGVGGGGFALVHDAKSGETRALDFREVAPKGASRDMYLKDGALVPGLSTDGALSVAVPGAVAGYLELLAKHGRLKPAVVLAPAIRLAKQGFWVTPKYQQMARGRTKCLAQDAEAARIFLVPNAQGTPDVPPLGHLIKQPDLARTLERIAKGGAKAFYSGPVAQALVKTVQDAGGLLTQEDLTSYHTRSPAPLETTYREHRILTMPPPSAGGLAVVQVLGMLQQLRPQGLPYRDPESLHLYVEAVRRAYVDRAKYLGDPAFVQVPLERLTSPGHIADLAGSIDPKKATPSASLLAPLQGGPASTLSRDAQPLTPEPEKKNTTHISVIDKDGNAVAMTTTVNYSFGSCLVAKGTGVLLNDQMDDFAAQPGVPNAYGLVTGEPNAIQAGKVPLSSMSPTLVFAKEDPKRVMLAVGSPGGSTIPTTVIQAISNVVDQGMDVTRAVGAGRLHHQYLPDELWVDKWGLEPATLSVLEAKGHKIRRVDAWGDAEAVYSDPRTDLRYSSSDPRNEGAATGQD
- a CDS encoding ABC transporter ATP-binding protein, with protein sequence MTPPPAEPAELAIDARGLVKRFGTFTALDGLELRIPRGAFYAFLGPNGAGKSTSIALLTGVYGPDQGTIRMLGVDAVAKPLEVKQRVGVVPEELSLFERLTGRQYLTFCARMYGLDGPEAASRAVELLELTELTYKAGALVAEYSKGMRRRLAIAAALIHAPELVLLDEPFEGIDVLAAGVIRELLRELSRRGVTLLLTTHVLEIAERLATHAGVIRGGRMLDQGPVEALRQRHGVSTLEAVFEKLIAVPAARNAKLSFYGEPAANVVPLRQESA
- a CDS encoding TatD family hydrolase yields the protein MAEPIPLFDAHLHPEALTDQDLESMRFFGVERALVVAHHFPEPTAKGLRQHFDALVEKQLPRLERLGIRAWAALGVHPRCIPRRGLSEVLGHLPDYFEGGRVVALGETGLHVGGEEEEEAFLEQLALARQLKLRVVVHTPLKDKERHTRRILTLLRQSGLLPSRALVDHANARTVRTILEVGHWAGLTLHPEALQADRAVALVRRLGSERLVLDSDAGDGAGDILGLARTANLLGKAKLSERIVRRVTRDNAARFFQIHD
- a CDS encoding VWA domain-containing protein — its product is MNLKPLSRAVLTAALATGLSATSAWAVTPVPATSPTTAKPTAEKPSVKGEPSKPTGTPAAGTQASTAQGTQAQGQDAQAQAQGPRPEIEVAFVLDTTGSMGGLLEGAKQKIFSIASRIAKGKPTPHLKVALVAYRDQGDDYVTKRFDLSDDMDAMFAELRKLDANGGGDFPEHVGRGLGEAVSLLKWSQDREVMKVIFLVGDAPPAQREAAWDFKLWSKRAKERHIVVNTVRCGSDPTTEESWRYVAKLTDGTFDSIDASGGMVAVATPYDAELSRVNAELASKTLYGGREEARAMNVARAEATKGMAAEAVADRISYMKKSRGAGMSAPRAAAVSSAPAAVAGGVDLLEEPAALDKLKDDELPQELKGLKKEEQAAKVKQLAAERRALEEKVAKLAAERDQWLTKNAPAREDAFDANVMRSVKAQAAKFGVAY
- a CDS encoding response regulator is translated as MSNFILVVDDDASHRTLICDALQEMGYATTEAKNGREALDLLEDDIPGAVLLDLRMPVMSGWGLLDALKKMPRARNLPIIIISGYGFEWEAELVGAAGYISKPVDLDKVRATVQQIVGPPEVAMVH
- a CDS encoding amidohydrolase family protein; amino-acid sequence: MTPPQTPHAEHAPDEHTHGDADAPVPCLASSPAATWRERGIQMPMPALADEEGPRVDPGLPPVVDAHVHLFPDRVFEAVWRWFDRYGWPIRYKLHTPDVVSFLLSRGVQRVVALHYAHKPGMARALNAFVAEVAKAEPRVIGLGTVYPGEPGAVGILEEAFALGLKGVKLHCHVQAFAPDAPQLHELYEACARAGKPLVMHSGREPSSAQYPVDPYQLCAAERVERVLKDHPTLKLCVPHLGADEFDAYARLLERHDTLWLDTTMAVGGYFPVPLPRKALEARPERVLYGTDFPNIPYAWDRELRALAGLGLDEAALAGVLGGNTLQLYGEGGSPSPGASRC
- a CDS encoding peptide chain release factor-like protein; this encodes MTPPTTPIAPARRQAAREALALDDEALLKVCDVEFFIASGPGGQHRNTTASGVRLTHPPTELSVTATERRSQSQNKDAAVRRLRAGLQALTFVPKVRKATRPTLGSKRRRLEDKKRTSEKKAGRGSRLGD